In Acaryochloris marina S15, a single genomic region encodes these proteins:
- a CDS encoding thermonuclease family protein, with translation MFLGTTIETTVVRVVDGDTIRVQLPHLEQEKSLRLLNLETEESNSGSNKIITPWGQQAKERAEQFFQPNDRVTLEYPGTESPEICHRRYQDNYGRPLLLIHKQGVDYQEVMIREGYSPYFNKYGNAVFSEYHQRYQQAERDAQEANLGVWDQLAANGENIHNYAALGIWWSLRAEIVDGFRHYKAHQSDLLNSRLDFEEIVARAQYQEKVVVFTELRSLRRITATSARIEIGSVKQPFSLYLPNTETPGGKAVVNLLNNRYFSTENAPKRSYAYVAGQLRMFNKNPQITIKSTAQIMDEPALSAIPLLKQADKLASA, from the coding sequence ATGTTTCTGGGAACCACAATAGAAACAACCGTTGTCCGAGTGGTTGATGGGGATACCATTCGGGTGCAGTTACCCCATCTTGAACAAGAGAAGTCCCTGCGTTTACTCAATCTGGAAACTGAAGAATCCAACTCGGGCAGCAATAAGATCATTACGCCTTGGGGGCAACAGGCCAAAGAACGAGCTGAGCAATTTTTTCAGCCTAATGATCGCGTAACTCTGGAATATCCTGGGACTGAATCGCCGGAGATTTGCCATCGACGCTATCAAGACAACTATGGCCGTCCCCTTCTGCTGATCCATAAACAGGGGGTGGATTATCAAGAAGTGATGATTCGAGAAGGATATAGCCCCTATTTCAATAAATATGGCAATGCTGTGTTTTCTGAGTATCATCAGCGCTATCAGCAGGCAGAACGGGACGCTCAGGAGGCTAATTTGGGAGTTTGGGACCAATTAGCAGCTAATGGAGAGAATATTCATAATTATGCAGCTTTAGGCATTTGGTGGAGCCTCAGAGCTGAAATTGTTGATGGGTTTCGTCACTATAAAGCTCACCAGTCAGACTTACTCAACTCCCGGTTAGATTTTGAGGAGATTGTGGCTAGAGCCCAGTACCAGGAGAAGGTTGTGGTGTTTACGGAGTTGCGATCGCTAAGACGTATCACCGCCACAAGTGCCCGGATCGAGATTGGTTCGGTCAAACAGCCCTTCAGTTTATATCTCCCCAATACAGAAACTCCGGGAGGCAAAGCGGTGGTTAATCTGCTCAACAATCGATACTTCAGTACCGAGAATGCTCCCAAACGGAGTTATGCCTATGTGGCTGGACAACTGCGAATGTTCAACAAAAATCCCCAAATCACTATTAAATCAACGGCCCAGATTATGGATGAACCCGCTTTGTCTGCCATACCACTTCTGAAACAAGCGGATAAGTTAGCCTCTGCCTAA
- a CDS encoding Hsp20/alpha crystallin family protein yields the protein MMIRYWNPIEEADAIRHQLDRLFEEIVDADTSTVNWSPAIEVWDKGNALILKAFLPGVKADDLDIQVTRKSISLSGQRHAEELPDGTKHLYSDIRYGQFHRATKLPVEVQNTKVEASFDQGILTLTLPKAEAEQNKVVKVNLAGATESPAIDTADNV from the coding sequence ATGATGATTCGTTACTGGAACCCGATCGAAGAAGCTGATGCTATCCGTCACCAGCTTGATCGCCTTTTTGAAGAAATAGTGGATGCGGATACGTCCACCGTTAATTGGTCCCCTGCCATTGAAGTTTGGGATAAGGGCAATGCACTCATTCTCAAAGCCTTCTTGCCAGGTGTTAAGGCCGATGATTTGGATATTCAGGTGACTCGAAAATCCATCTCACTGTCCGGCCAGCGTCATGCCGAAGAGTTGCCAGACGGCACTAAACACCTCTATTCCGACATCCGGTATGGACAATTCCATCGAGCCACTAAGCTCCCGGTTGAGGTTCAAAATACTAAGGTTGAGGCCTCCTTTGACCAAGGTATTCTCACCCTCACCCTGCCAAAAGCCGAAGCCGAACAAAATAAAGTGGTGAAGGTCAACCTTGCGGGAGCGACTGAGTCACCGGCCATAGATACAGCTGACAACGTTTAA
- a CDS encoding tetratricopeptide repeat protein: MVKRKKPTSQSANLGFGANNPVGALKRAKTHARKEEWPEVCRTLYPLCQSSPQEKWVWELLVDASLETGEMKIFQKACEGLYAIAPSASNAYMLASAYLKNKHPLMALHTFHQALELDPDHELATQARQTIELLEPEFQDLLAEIGLTSKDDWAVAMLHEQGQAYMEQGDYEEAREAEEQVLEKNPTFISARNNLSLISWMQRDIESAITTAQGVLDFEPNNVHALSNLIHFLVIAGKLDTAKSYGDQLKASSASAWDGWTKKVEGLTYLTDDDGVVEVWEQAQAATVEESPSSMLFYHLSAVALAREGKVEQAISQWKIAVNDYDDHDIAKENLDNIRNPIGQRNGAWPFQWEQWINPQEMHELQQTLDAGLKSKKADKLVANFERFLKHHPKVMSTLPRVLERGGPQGQEFILTIAEQVKTPELLEMVKVFALSQNGTDAMRNRAANLAAQAKLIPKDKVTLWIEGEWREIMLLAYQFHTDPLVKHTKRVKSLLEEAIYLLRANSKEPAIEAETLLKQALAIEPDSPDLMNNLAMALSQQDREDETNALIHEIVDRYPDYLFASAAMAKLHLQNHEVEAAEALLHSFLSRDSFHIGEFDALMDAYIELSLAKKQREGARGWFNVWEQVAMDMQLISPRLKYWRKRFSSSL, translated from the coding sequence ATGGTTAAACGCAAAAAGCCCACATCACAGTCGGCAAATCTTGGGTTTGGTGCCAATAATCCGGTCGGTGCGCTAAAGCGAGCAAAAACTCATGCCAGAAAAGAGGAGTGGCCTGAAGTCTGTCGGACTTTGTATCCTCTTTGCCAATCATCCCCCCAAGAAAAATGGGTGTGGGAACTTCTAGTAGATGCCAGCTTAGAAACAGGCGAAATGAAGATTTTTCAAAAAGCTTGCGAAGGTCTCTACGCCATTGCTCCTAGTGCCAGCAATGCCTATATGTTGGCAAGCGCATATCTAAAAAACAAGCATCCTTTAATGGCATTACATACCTTTCATCAGGCACTTGAACTAGATCCTGATCACGAACTTGCCACTCAAGCCAGACAAACCATAGAGCTATTAGAGCCAGAATTTCAAGATCTGTTAGCAGAAATAGGCTTAACGTCTAAGGATGATTGGGCTGTAGCCATGCTCCATGAACAAGGCCAAGCCTATATGGAACAAGGTGATTATGAAGAAGCGCGTGAGGCTGAAGAGCAAGTTCTAGAGAAGAATCCCACTTTTATCTCTGCTAGAAATAACCTCAGTTTAATCAGTTGGATGCAAAGAGATATCGAAAGTGCTATTACCACTGCTCAAGGCGTATTAGACTTCGAGCCTAACAACGTTCATGCCCTTTCTAATTTGATTCATTTTTTGGTTATCGCTGGGAAGCTGGATACTGCAAAATCCTATGGCGATCAACTCAAAGCAAGTTCTGCCAGTGCTTGGGATGGATGGACAAAAAAGGTAGAAGGACTGACCTATCTCACTGATGATGATGGTGTGGTTGAAGTTTGGGAACAAGCTCAAGCTGCGACAGTGGAAGAGTCGCCTTCTAGTATGTTGTTCTATCACCTATCAGCAGTCGCCCTTGCTCGAGAAGGTAAGGTTGAGCAGGCGATTTCTCAATGGAAAATTGCAGTGAATGACTATGACGATCATGACATTGCTAAAGAGAATCTAGACAATATTCGTAACCCCATTGGCCAGCGTAATGGAGCTTGGCCCTTTCAATGGGAGCAGTGGATCAATCCCCAAGAGATGCACGAGTTACAGCAAACCCTTGACGCTGGATTAAAGTCTAAAAAGGCGGACAAGCTAGTTGCTAATTTTGAGAGATTTCTAAAACATCATCCAAAGGTGATGTCTACTCTACCCAGAGTATTAGAGCGCGGAGGCCCCCAGGGGCAGGAATTCATACTCACGATAGCCGAACAAGTCAAAACACCAGAATTGCTGGAGATGGTGAAGGTGTTTGCCCTTAGTCAGAACGGTACAGATGCAATGCGTAATCGGGCTGCTAACTTAGCAGCTCAAGCCAAGTTAATCCCTAAAGATAAAGTAACACTTTGGATTGAAGGAGAATGGCGCGAAATAATGCTGTTGGCTTATCAATTCCATACTGACCCCCTCGTTAAACATACTAAGCGGGTAAAAAGTTTGTTGGAAGAGGCTATCTATCTTCTAAGAGCAAATAGCAAAGAGCCAGCGATTGAGGCTGAAACCCTCTTAAAGCAAGCGTTAGCCATAGAGCCAGACTCTCCTGATCTGATGAATAATCTGGCAATGGCTCTTAGCCAGCAAGATCGTGAGGATGAAACCAATGCTCTCATTCATGAAATTGTCGATCGATACCCAGACTATCTGTTTGCGAGTGCGGCGATGGCTAAGCTACATCTACAGAACCACGAAGTGGAAGCTGCCGAGGCCCTGTTGCACTCTTTTTTGTCCCGCGATAGCTTCCATATTGGAGAGTTTGATGCCCTTATGGACGCCTACATTGAACTATCCTTAGCCAAAAAGCAAAGAGAGGGGGCTCGGGGCTGGTTCAATGTATGGGAGCAGGTGGCTATGGATATGCAGCTCATTAGCCCGCGGTTAAAATACTGGCGAAAACGCTTTAGTTCAAGTCTGTGA
- a CDS encoding GNAT family N-acetyltransferase codes for MTIDASLGSNLEVRQTPYTDYAGDIFLIRQQVFHIEQNIDPELDMDGEDATADHFIAYWQQQPVGIARVRAYGDGTQAKIERVAVLQGFRQQGIGKAITTSVLQYVQQQGFATAILYAQAPSASFYEQFGFERQGEPFIQADMSHIAMVKNLTETLRRHSAS; via the coding sequence ATGACTATCGATGCATCATTGGGTTCTAATTTGGAGGTTAGACAGACCCCTTATACAGACTATGCTGGCGATATCTTTCTAATTCGGCAGCAAGTGTTTCACATTGAGCAAAACATCGATCCTGAACTGGATATGGATGGAGAAGATGCAACCGCCGATCACTTTATTGCCTATTGGCAACAGCAACCCGTCGGCATTGCCCGTGTCAGAGCCTATGGAGATGGAACCCAAGCTAAAATTGAACGGGTAGCGGTATTGCAGGGATTTCGTCAGCAGGGAATTGGCAAAGCGATTACAACCTCAGTCCTGCAGTATGTCCAACAACAGGGATTTGCCACGGCGATTCTTTATGCCCAAGCTCCGTCGGCATCGTTTTACGAACAATTTGGATTCGAACGGCAGGGAGAACCCTTTATCCAGGCAGATATGTCTCATATTGCTATGGTCAAAAATCTAACTGAAACTCTTAGGAGGCATTCAGCGTCATAG
- a CDS encoding type II toxin-antitoxin system Phd/YefM family antitoxin, which yields MNIISFSEARSKLKAVFDRVVDDADYTIITRRDADDAVLMSLESFNSLLETVHLLKSPANAAHLEQSIAQYRQGQVTEQDLLDE from the coding sequence ATGAACATCATTTCCTTCAGTGAAGCCCGCAGCAAACTGAAAGCTGTCTTCGATCGAGTCGTTGATGATGCCGACTACACGATCATCACTCGACGAGATGCTGATGATGCAGTGTTGATGTCTCTGGAGTCTTTTAATAGCTTGCTAGAAACCGTTCATTTGTTAAAGTCACCCGCCAATGCAGCTCACCTAGAACAATCCATTGCCCAATATCGACAGGGACAAGTGACTGAGCAAGACCTCTTGGATGAGTAG
- a CDS encoding Txe/YoeB family addiction module toxin, translating to MSSRKLAWTDAAWNDYLYWQGQDKKTLKRINKLIQATNNQPFEGIGKPEALRENLSGFWSRRIDETHRLVYAIDDHYLTIIACRYHY from the coding sequence ATGAGTAGTCGCAAATTGGCCTGGACAGATGCTGCCTGGAATGACTATCTCTACTGGCAAGGACAGGATAAAAAAACGCTGAAGCGGATCAATAAGCTCATTCAGGCTACGAACAATCAGCCATTTGAAGGCATTGGTAAACCTGAGGCTTTACGAGAAAATCTATCGGGATTTTGGTCTCGACGCATAGATGAGACCCATCGATTAGTCTATGCCATTGATGATCACTATCTGACAATTATTGCCTGTCGGTATCATTATTAG